The following is a genomic window from Hydrogenobaculum sp. Y04AAS1.
TTTCTTTATATCTTCAAGGTTTTGAATGTAATCTATTATCGTTACGGCGCTCATTTTATTTATAGGTGTCACTATAGCTTTATCTGAAAGATAAGGTTTTATAAGTTTTTCAAACTTATCAAGCGTGATATATTTTATATAAAATGTTTGAGATTTCATTACGTTTTGTCTTGGAGTGCTTGAGACATAGGCTGAAAGCACTTTTTCACAAGATATAACGTTACTTGGATTACCAGTTAGTATTATGGCTTTAAACTCTTTGCTTTTAGCTACTTTTTTAAGTTTACAGGACTCTGCTAAGTTATACGCTTTTTCCAAGTCTTTTTTTATAAATAAAACCTCTGTAACATATTTTGGTTTAAGAGACACATATTGAGGAAAATAATCTAATATATTTTCAATGTTTTGTGGATAATCTTCTAAAATGATTTTGTTACCTTCTTCATGTATTATAACGGCGTCTTTTGAAAGATAATGAGTTATAAGTTTTTCAAAGTTAACAGGGCTTATTTCGTAAACATAAAGCGGAACACTTATCATTGCTTCTCCAGGTCTTGGTGGTTGTGCAAAATATGGTTTTAGCTTTCCATTTACTTGCTTTATAGCCTTTGGAGAACCACTCACTATTATTACACCAAGTTCATCAGCTCTATAAACCTTAAGTATACCTTTAATAGGTTTAATTAGTGAATACGCTTCTTCAGCAGATATACCTCTTAATATCATCGTTTCAGTGTTTACTAATTCCTCTCTATTAACACTTTGCAAAGAACTTGGTGTAGTAGCCAAACTTCCACTTTTTAAAAGGGAAGACAAAGGTGGCAAACCACTAGGTGATGTGCTCGCTTCACATTTTCCAGAGTTTATAACTACTATACCATTTGTTGTAGTATAAGTTAAGCAATATTCTCTTATAATGTCATGAAATAGTTGATCTGCTGATATAGGTTTTGTAATACTTATATTCACTTTTTCATCCTTAAATTTTGGACCAAATATAATGCTTTTATTATCTATGGTTGCTATTGTTTTAATTACATCAGATAGATTAGCATTCTCAAATTTCATATTTCTTATAGTTACAGCGTAAGAATTGTTCATAATCATTAGGTTAAAAGCAAAAAACGATAGTGTAGCCAAAAGTTTATGTTTAAATCTGTTCTTCAATTCATTTTTCATTGGTATTTCCTCCTTGATTGTTTATGTTGCTGACTATGTTTTTTACGCTTTTCAGAACTTTTGCTGGATTTTCCTTTACCGGAATAAGCCCTATGCCATTTCCATTGGATACTACTATAAAATGTTTTACAACACCATTTTTTTCTACACTTATGTATCCTTCGGCATTTTTTAGATTATAACCATTTATAGAACTTGGTAAACTTTGAGAATAAGATATATTCATAAATCCTAAACCAATGAACAGCAAAACTATAATACCTTTGCCAATACTAACTAAAATATTATTTCTTTTTTTCATTTTTTAATCCTCCTTGCTCTTGGGGAAAAGTAGATATTAAATTGGCAGTTAAATTGAAACTTTTATCAAAATATACAAATCCAAATTTATTTACTTTGAGCGTATCTTTTTCTTGGATATAGCTAACACATAATCCATTTATATTGATATTGTAGCAATCATTAATATATTTAAGAGAAGAAAATGGAGAACTGTTTTTAAAAGAGCTAGCTTCTATGGATATATTTACAATATTTGGATTTATATTAACAGGGTTTGTATTTATACTTATGTAAGATGGATATATACCTTTAACTGTAAAACTATCCAAAACAAAATCTACAAAATGATATAAAGAAGAATATTGCTTATAATAGTTATCAAAGATATTATTTATATCTTTAAAGCTAGAAACGAGTTCGTTTAATTTATCGTATTTAGCTTTTAAAGAAAATACTTGATTGTTTAATATAGACAATCTATTTTGATAGGGTTTTATAGCTTGTAATTTTTCATTGTAAGCATGTTTAAGTGATAAGTTAGAGAAAAACAAAAAAGTGTCTATAAGTAGAAAAATTATAGTAGTGATTAGGGATAAAGACAAGATTATAAAACTAGGACTTTTTATCTTCTCTTCATCTAAACTAACATGTAGTAAAGAAAATATAGCTTGAGTAGGAATCTTTAAAATAAAAGAACTCTCGTTGGAAAGTCTGTCTTTAAGTAAGTTGACATTTAACTTTTTAAGTTTATTCTTATTTGGCATTTTTGACTCCCTGTTTTTCATTAAAGTGTTCTTTGCTTGTAATACTAGAAACAACATAGCCTGACATACACAATATTACTGGTTTAGATGTATCTAAAAATTGAGAATATACATTTGTTGTATCTACGATGTAGTAGCTTTTATCTTCGAAAATATTGTTGCTGCATTGAGATTTGCCGAATCCAAATTTAATGCTATTAATAAATAAGAACGGATAAGCTGGATTTGGTTTATTCAAAGAAGATAAAAAGTTGTTTATATTGCTTTGTGATACGGCCACTGTTAATTTCACTGGTAAAATTTCAATATCAAAAAGCTCCTTAGTTTGTTCAACCCTGTTGTGTTTCTTCTTATTCATTTTAGGCTTTAACGCTATGACCTCTTTTCCGTTTTTATCAACTGTAACATCTTTTGGTATACCTTCTTCCATAGATGTAATATAACCTCCTGCTTTTGATATAGCAGAGGATAAAACTATTGGTATTTGATTTGGTGTAGTGGCATAAGCATAATTTATGTTGGGATTTAAAAGCTCCGTTTGCAACTTTGGTATTTGGCTTTTATAGTAAAGAACCTGTTTTTCTAGGGTAATGCTTTGCAATTTCAGTTGTTCCAAAGAAGGTAAGCTTGATATCTTTTGTTCTATTTTGCCTCTTTCAGCTGTTTGCTTAAAATAAAAATATACAAATATCCCGGGCAATAGAACAGCTATAAAGATAATAACTATGCTTTTATCCCTTTCCGTAAGGGAATTATACCAGTTTAAAATCTTTTCTTTGAGTTCATTCATCATATATTCTCTAAATCGACTTTTATTTTAAAAACTTTAAAAGTACTCATAAAATCTTGTTTTTATCCAATGCTTTAGGATAAAATTTCTCAAGCTATATCTACACCACATTTTAATTCCCATAAGAAATCTAACAAGTTATTTACGTTATCACTGCTATATAAATATCCATGCTGGGAAGCGATGATATGCGGATTTAGATCTCTTATATAATTTACCCACAATTTCAAGGTCTTGTTCGAGGACATTATACATTTAACCATTTTAGATCTTCCTTAGTATAGGTATTCATAAAAGTCCTCTATATTAGTAAATTCTAAATCAGAAGTTGGAGTAACGAGCTTAACGGGTTTATCGAACTCTATATAGTTTGTAAGTTTAATTCGCATTATATCTTTATTATCTTTACCAAGACTTTCTATAAATTTGAAAAGCTCTAACCCCCCATTGTAAAGATAAATTACATCCAAATCTCCTATTTCATATACATCAGTTATTTTTTTCACATTCATAACTATCTCCTATGGTAAAGTTTCTAAAGTAGTATAAATGTTGTTTAAGGCTTTTACAACACAATGTTTATTCTCAATAGTTTTTATACAATCCCTTAAATTGCTTGATATCTCTGGCAAAGATATAGGATAACCTCTGTTTGTATTTTTAGTATTTACAACTATATTGCACTTTGTTAAAAGGTTTTTATTGCTTTTAGCATAGAAATTCATTGTAACTATTTTATATCCATCATTTTCATCTTTAATCTTTCCTATGCTAAATAAAAGCTCGTTGTTGTCTTCGGCACATATAAATCTATTTTCTTGGCATATTTTTTTTACTTTTTCGTAAGATGTTAGAGGGGTTATGTCAGCATTATATTCATTAGCCTGATTTCTGTATATAGCATTTGCAACATCGTATAAATTTTCACAAGATTTGCCAGTTAACACATTAAAAATCAAATTAACCTGATCTTTAAAATCAGAAGGATACGCTAAAGACACCAAGGGGCTTAACAGACTAAACGCTAACATATAAAATTTCACACCCCTGACAATATTGCTCATTTTAAACATTTTCATGTATCACCCCGCTCATAAAATAATTATAAACTAATTTGTAAAAATTGTATAATTTTATCATTTTATATTCTCTCTTCATAGGTCTTTTTGTTTGTATTCTCATATATAACACCTATCGAAATTTTTGCATCTGTTTTTATATAATCCCATTCTTTAGCTACAGTATATGCTTTATCAAAATCTTCTGAGTTATGGTCCTCAAGCTTATAAACACGAGTATTATAAAAGTCATACGTATTGTAAAATATCACACAAGGCTGGAGGGTTTCCACAATAGAAAAACCTTTGTGTAGCACTGCTTTTTTTATAATATCTTTAAGATGATCTATGTAACCAGAGTATCCTCTTGCAACAAAAGTGGCTCCAGCTTCCATCAAAAGCGATATGGGATTTATAGGATCTTCTGGTGGTCCTTTTGGTGTAGATTTACCTTTGAAATCCAAAGCACTGGTAGGCGTAAACTGTCCAGTAGTAAGACTATAAACTCTATTATCATGTACTATAACCGTAATGTCTATGTTTCTTTTGGCAGCAAAGATAAGATGTTCAAGACCTTCGCCGTATCCATCACCATCTCCTACAAAGCATATTACTTTTAAATCTTCATTGGCTAGTTTTATACCGGTTGCAGTGGCGATGGCTCTTCCGTGTAAAGAATAGAAACCGTTTATATCAACATAATCAAATATTTTGCCATGACAGCCTATGCCTGTTACCATGACGAATTTTTCGAGAGGTATACTATCCGTAAGTTCGTTGATAGCTGCTCCCAAGGCACCCATTATGCCAAAGTTCCCACAATTCCTACACCAAGTTATTTCTGCCCCCGTATATAAGCTTTTAGTAATCATAATAAAATAAATTATATCACTTTTTAAAAGTTTGTATAATACATTTATGAACTTTGAAGAAGAATTAGAATATATTAAAAGCCAAAAACTATACAGGAAAAGAGAAATTATAAAAGATAAAAAAATATTTTGTTCAAACGATTATCTTGGTATGTCTAAAAATAAAGAAGTAATAGATTATATCGTAGAAAAACTAAGGGAAGTAAATACTATAGGTGCTACTGCTTCAAGCCTTGTAAATGGATATACAAAATACCATAAAGAGCTAGAGCTTCTACTTAGTAAGTTAAAATCCAAAGAGGATTGCATAGTTTTTCCCTCTGGATACTCTACAAACATAGGACTTTTTCAAGCGCTTGGAAATGAAGAAGATGTTTTTTACAGCGATGAATTAAACCATGCATCAATAATAGACGGGATAAGGCTATCAAAAGCTTCAAAATATATTTATCAACACAACAACATAAAGCATCTTTTTGAGCTTTTAAAAGCTACAAGACAAAAATATAGAAGGGCTTATATAGTATCTGACTCTGTGTTTAGCATGGAAGGAGATTTAGCAAGGTTAAAAGAGTTAATAGATATTTCGAAAGAGTTTGAAGCCTATCTTATTCTTGATGAAGCACATGCCACCGGCACTATAGGAAAAGGTATATATGATTATTTTGGGCTTTTACCAGAAGAAAATACGATTATAATGGGCACTTTATCAAAAGCAATAGGCTCTCAAGGTGGATTTGTTTGTGCAAAAAAATTAATCATAGAGTACATAGCAAACAAAGCGAGATCTTACATATTTTCTACCGCTTTAGGACTTCCAATGGTTTTTGCCTCTATAAAAGCCTTAGAACTTATTGAAAAAAATCTAAACAAATATAAAGAAGAGTTACAACAAAGAACAAAATTTATATTAGATATGATAAAAGAATTCAATTTTCAACCAAAAGAAGACTTTATCACACCTATAATACCAATAAAAGTAGGTAAAGAAGATGAAGCTCTAAAACTAAGAAATAAATTGTTAGAAAATGGCGTATTTATACAAGCTATCAGATACCCAACAGTACCAAAAAACAAAGCCATTCTAAGGTTAACTGCATCGCTATCTTATTCCAGCGAGGACTTAGAGGTTCTTTATGAAGCTTTTAAAAGCTTGAAAAATTAAAGTATCTTCATGTATTTTTCATCAAAAATTAATAAAATATTAACATTAAAAGCGTATATTTAAGATATACTTGAAAGGAGGTAAGTGTATGAAGTTAAGAAGCTTGTGGCGAGCTAAGATGTTAAACAGAGTTAGGCTTATAAGATGTAAAAGTCAAAAATCTCTAGAGAGAATGGAAGAAAAACTAATTAAGATGAATAAAAGAGTGGCAGTCGTTGATAAAAATGGATTGCTTGATATTATTAAAAATGAAGATGCTGAGAATTGGTATAGTTTTTCAAATTTATCTCAAAATATATCTCAAAATATGCCAAAGTTTGTTAGCCTTGATATCTCAAGAGTAAATGTCTTGCTCGTTTTAGACGAAGAACCATAAACAATCCGCCCTATCTTTGGGCATTATCTTAAACCTTCTTCTTAAAATCACAAAACAAATCTTTAAAATTAAACAAGTTAAAATAAAAAAGTTGTATCTCTACATAAAATAAATATATTCTAACGTTTTAATGAAAATTTAATAAAGGCAAAGTATAATATTAGCATGGTAGAACAATCAAAATTCACACAATTTGCAAGAAGGTTTATAGCACCGTTTTTAGTGCTTGGGCCTGGCTTCTTAGTGATGATGGCAGATAACGATGCTGGTGGCATTACTACGTATGCCGTTACAGGAGCTCAAACAAAATATACGTTGGTAGGAGCTGTAGTTATAATGTCACTTCTTGCTTTTGTGGTTCAAGAGATGACTGTAAGACTCGGAGCTGTTACAAAAGAAGGACATGCTGAACTTATATACAAGAAATTTGGTAAGTTTTGGGGTATGTTTTCTTTGGCAGACCTTTTTATTGCAAACACTTTTACGCTCGTTACCGAGTTTATAGGTGTGGGTGCCGCTGTCAAAATGGTGTTTGGATTTCCTTACGAAGTGACTATTCCAATAGCTGTTGGAGCTATGATACTACTTGTTTTAAGCGGTGGATACATGTTTGTAGAAAAATCTCTAATAGCTTTTGCCCTTTTGCAGCTAGTTTTCATACCAGCGGCTATAAAAGCCCATCCAGATATAAATGAGGTGTTGAAATCTTTTACATTTCAAGGTATAGATATATTTTCACCTACCTTTCTAACACTTTTTATAGCAAACATAGGTACCACTATAGCCCCTTGGATGCTTTTCTTCCAACAAAGCGCTGTGGTGGATAGAAAGATGGGTATAAATGATATAAAAATAGGAAGAATAGATACGTTTATAGGTAGCCTTGGTACTGCTATAGTAGCTGCTTCAATCATAATAACCACAGGTGCTACTTTATACGGACATCCACCTTACAACAACATACAAGATGCTTCGGAAGCAGCAAGAGCTCTTGTACCATTTTTAGGTAAGTACGCTGGGACTATATTTGCAATAGGGCTTTTTTCTGCTGGTGCTGTGGCTGCTGTAACACTGGCTCTTTCTACTTCTTGGGCTTTTGGAGAAGTGTTTGGCTGGGAACATAGCCTTAATTTACCTTTTCAAAGGGCAAAATGGTTTTATACAATTTACATACTTAGCGTAAGTGTAGCTGGTAGTATAGTTCTTATACCACATGCTCCTTTGATTGTTATAAACTTGCTTGTACAGGTTATGAATACGTTTTTATTACCACCAGCCTTGTTGTTTTTACTTTTGCTTTTAAATGATAAAGAGCTTATGGGAAACTATATAAACAACCTATGGTCAAACGTGTTTGTGGCTTTGATAATAGTGTTTGTTATGGTGCTTTCTGTAGTGTATGCTTTTCAGACGTTATTTCAAGGAGGTTAAGGATTATGAGCAAGTATAATTTTTGGGTGAAGTTTTCTTTGATATTTCTAAGAATTTATGTGCTTTTTATGTTGGGGCTTTTATTTTACAAATTTTATCAGATACTAAGCCGTTAAAAAATGGTATCTCTTTTGATCCTTGGATCGTTCACAAATAGCAACACATCGGCTATAATGTTACCAAGCACAAGCATTATACTTCCAACGTAAAGGCTGCCCATTACTAAAAATAAATCTTTTGATAATACAGCGTTTAGTATAAGAAGTCCCATACCAGGCCAGTTGGTGACTATTTCCACCAAGGCAGCTCCAGATATCAAAGATGACAACTCGTATCCAAGAAGCACTATAAAAGGGGGTATTGCATTCCTTAAAACATGCCACAGAACAACACTTTTTTGAACTTTTGAAGCTTTTAAGAAAATATATATAGGACTATTTAATATCTCAATCACGTTTGCTCTTACAAGCCTTGAAAGCCCACCAAAAGAAGATAGAACAAGAGCGCTTACTGGTAGCACAAGATGCTTTATGTTGACACCACTTAACATATCGGATATATTGATAAAATGCGTTTGATAAAAAAACATCATAATTAAAAAACCCATAACAAAAGATGGGATAGACATTGATATATAAGCTAAACCTTGTAAAAATTTATCCAGTTTTGTATCTTTTTTAAAAGCCGATAAAACACCGATAAAAAAGGCTAAACTCCAAGATAAAAAAGCCGATGGTATAGATACCATCAGAGTATTTGGTATGCGTTCTAAAATAAGTTTTTTTACGCTTTCGTTGTATTCTATAGAATAACCTAAATTGAACCTCAAAGCATTTAAAAGCCAATCTATATATCTTATTAAAAGTGGTTTATCAAGACCGTAAAAAGCCTCAAGCTGTTTTATAGTCTCTTTTGATACACTTGGGTTTAGCTTAAGCTGATCAAAAAATCCCCCTGGTGCAAAGTTTATGGCTAAAAATGATAAAAAACTTATAGTAAAAACTACAAAAATACCCTGCAAAATTCTTATACTTAAGAATCTAAGCATTACTTTGTCCAGCGGTGATTGATAACTATTTCTGTTTCTATTTTTACATTGTTAAG
Proteins encoded in this region:
- a CDS encoding type II and III secretion system protein, which gives rise to MKNELKNRFKHKLLATLSFFAFNLMIMNNSYAVTIRNMKFENANLSDVIKTIATIDNKSIIFGPKFKDEKVNISITKPISADQLFHDIIREYCLTYTTTNGIVVINSGKCEASTSPSGLPPLSSLLKSGSLATTPSSLQSVNREELVNTETMILRGISAEEAYSLIKPIKGILKVYRADELGVIIVSGSPKAIKQVNGKLKPYFAQPPRPGEAMISVPLYVYEISPVNFEKLITHYLSKDAVIIHEEGNKIILEDYPQNIENILDYFPQYVSLKPKYVTEVLFIKKDLEKAYNLAESCKLKKVAKSKEFKAIILTGNPSNVISCEKVLSAYVSSTPRQNVMKSQTFYIKYITLDKFEKLIKPYLSDKAIVTPINKMSAVTIIDYIQNLEDIKKHLKEYISTKPLYIQIDVKAVEISKDYQKQLGLGIGGAYAGRGITILNTSNFNPISPLANAFSFTPGSSPIVTATPINAPNGLMSGIYSEGKFHVLGFEIQALESINKAKSVFKSTLLAMNDQPTSLTQGIEYPFTTISTPGQAVPTVTLQNVLNSIKVTPQVLPNGKILLNINIQNMSLGPLAANGQPTINQNSNSLSIVLSDGATLAIGGVGLKNESNGLQGIPGLDKVPIIGNVGMTKNESKNNTNLFIFITAKRVEK
- a CDS encoding thiamine pyrophosphate-dependent enzyme gives rise to the protein MITKSLYTGAEITWCRNCGNFGIMGALGAAINELTDSIPLEKFVMVTGIGCHGKIFDYVDINGFYSLHGRAIATATGIKLANEDLKVICFVGDGDGYGEGLEHLIFAAKRNIDITVIVHDNRVYSLTTGQFTPTSALDFKGKSTPKGPPEDPINPISLLMEAGATFVARGYSGYIDHLKDIIKKAVLHKGFSIVETLQPCVIFYNTYDFYNTRVYKLEDHNSEDFDKAYTVAKEWDYIKTDAKISIGVIYENTNKKTYEERI
- a CDS encoding pyridoxal phosphate-dependent aminotransferase family protein encodes the protein MNFEEELEYIKSQKLYRKREIIKDKKIFCSNDYLGMSKNKEVIDYIVEKLREVNTIGATASSLVNGYTKYHKELELLLSKLKSKEDCIVFPSGYSTNIGLFQALGNEEDVFYSDELNHASIIDGIRLSKASKYIYQHNNIKHLFELLKATRQKYRRAYIVSDSVFSMEGDLARLKELIDISKEFEAYLILDEAHATGTIGKGIYDYFGLLPEENTIIMGTLSKAIGSQGGFVCAKKLIIEYIANKARSYIFSTALGLPMVFASIKALELIEKNLNKYKEELQQRTKFILDMIKEFNFQPKEDFITPIIPIKVGKEDEALKLRNKLLENGVFIQAIRYPTVPKNKAILRLTASLSYSSEDLEVLYEAFKSLKN
- a CDS encoding divalent metal cation transporter gives rise to the protein MVEQSKFTQFARRFIAPFLVLGPGFLVMMADNDAGGITTYAVTGAQTKYTLVGAVVIMSLLAFVVQEMTVRLGAVTKEGHAELIYKKFGKFWGMFSLADLFIANTFTLVTEFIGVGAAVKMVFGFPYEVTIPIAVGAMILLVLSGGYMFVEKSLIAFALLQLVFIPAAIKAHPDINEVLKSFTFQGIDIFSPTFLTLFIANIGTTIAPWMLFFQQSAVVDRKMGINDIKIGRIDTFIGSLGTAIVAASIIITTGATLYGHPPYNNIQDASEAARALVPFLGKYAGTIFAIGLFSAGAVAAVTLALSTSWAFGEVFGWEHSLNLPFQRAKWFYTIYILSVSVAGSIVLIPHAPLIVINLLVQVMNTFLLPPALLFLLLLLNDKELMGNYINNLWSNVFVALIIVFVMVLSVVYAFQTLFQGG
- a CDS encoding ABC transporter permease; the encoded protein is MLRFLSIRILQGIFVVFTISFLSFLAINFAPGGFFDQLKLNPSVSKETIKQLEAFYGLDKPLLIRYIDWLLNALRFNLGYSIEYNESVKKLILERIPNTLMVSIPSAFLSWSLAFFIGVLSAFKKDTKLDKFLQGLAYISMSIPSFVMGFLIMMFFYQTHFINISDMLSGVNIKHLVLPVSALVLSSFGGLSRLVRANVIEILNSPIYIFLKASKVQKSVVLWHVLRNAIPPFIVLLGYELSSLISGAALVEIVTNWPGMGLLILNAVLSKDLFLVMGSLYVGSIMLVLGNIIADVLLFVNDPRIKRDTIF